The genomic interval TGATCAGAACGAATTGACGCTCTTGTGTGTAACCAATCGTTAAGCTTGTTTGTAACTGATTGTCGAACCATTGTTCACAATCAACTGCCTGACTGAGTCGGTCAAACAGCGGGTGCTGAACATCGATAATGCTTCCTTCCAGGCATTGGAAATATTCATCAGCTGCCAGTACGTGCCATTCCTGTATTGAGGGTTCAAGGTCTTTCCAGCACAAGGCGGCCGGCACCTCAATATTGAGCAGCGAACGAACCTGTTTAATCATCTGCATGCCAAAACTGGAAAGGGGACCGGTATGCATCAACAGATTGGCGGTGCCAACAATTTTAGCCATATCCCGCTGAGTATTATTCAGGGTAACAATTTGTTGAAATGAGCGTAACGCAGAGGTGAGTGACGTAATCAGGTGGGTACGGGTCAGCTCTGTTTTGGCCCGGTAATCATTGATATCGTAATTGGCAACGGCTTTGGACTCTGGAGCCATTCCGGGCTGTCCAGTACGCAGAATAATACGAATCTCGTCATTTTTCAGCGTTCTGCGGATAAACTCCACCAGCTTAAGTCCGGTGTCATCTGATTCCATGACGACATCCAGCAGAATCACCGCAAAGTGTTGCCTGGTTTTTAGTAACTGTTCCGCCTGTGCTCCGGAATATGCATGATGTAACGCCAGCTCGCGCCCCAATATTCGCACAGAGCGCAGACTAAGCATTGTAACCTGATGTACATCCGGTTCATCGTCAACGATTAGTATGTTCCAGACGCCACTATCGGATGGCTTTTGCTCGGTTTCTGTTGGTTCATTAGCAAACAGTAACCGTTCCTCTGAGGCAATCGTAGGTAATGTCACACTATAACTCCAACATATAATGCATGGTTTGCCAGCATCAAATTTTTAGATTTAGCGTAGTTGAAATTAGTCCTTTCAGCCAATGGAAGCCGATAATTTCTGACTCACATAAGCTGCTGAACCGGCGTATGATCTATATTTTTCCCATGAGATAGCCTGATAACGGCTTTAAACCACAGTGGAAATTGAACGTCTAACGGAACATTCTGGGTTTTGGAGTGGCTAATGTTTCAAATTACTGTGTTTGAGATGGTGGTGTTGATCGTATTGATCTCCACGATAGGACAGCTCATCAGACAACGAATGCGCTCACAGAAAATCAGTCGTGAGCAGCTGAAAGAGTTGGAGCAGAAGATTCGCCGTATCGATGAGCTGGAGGAACGGATCAGAGTGTTGGAACGAATCGTGACGGATCCTAAAGAGAACCTGCGCAGAGATATCGGAGCGTTATAAGCGCCAGCTACCCGATTATGGGTTGATTACAGATACTGGCGTGCTGTGTCGTGAGATTGGAATGGAGAGCACGACACTCTCCAATACAGGCGAAAGCCTGTATCAGACAGTGTTCATTTGGTATTACAGATGGCTTAGTTCGGTTGCAATGTGTGCTGCCAGCCGTGCGTTGTTGAATACCAGCTGGATGTTGCTTTCGAGACTGTTTCCACCGGTCAGCTGCGCTACCCGCTCCAGCAGGAATGGCGTAGAGTCCTTGCCACTGATATGTTTCTGTGTGGCTTCCTCCAGCGCTTGTTCAATGGCCTCATTAATCTTGGCTTTGTCCATGGCATACTGCTCTGGGATCGGGTTGGCGATGACCACGCCACCGTTCAACTGCAAACTCCATTTGGCTTCCAGAAACGCTGCGATTTGCTGTGCATCATCCAGCTGATAATCCACACTCTGGTCGCTGTCACGGGTATAAAATGCCGGTAACTGTTTAGTCTGATAACCAATTACCGGTACACCCTGGGTTTCGAGATATTCACGTGTGAGTGCCAGATCAAGGATCGACTTGGCGCCTGCGCATACAACGGCAACATTGGTATGTGCCAGTTCCTGAAGATCGGCAGAAATATCAAATGTCTGTTGCGCTCCCCGGTGTACTCCACCAATTCCTCCAGTCGCGAACACTTTGATACCGGCCATGGCGGCAATAATCATGGTGGCAGCGACGGTGGTCGCACCATGTTTGCCCGTTGCAACGACATAGGGCAGATCGCGACGGGAACATTTGGTGACAGAGAGACCGGCTTTAGCCAGAACATTGATTTCGTCATGGCTAAGTCCCGCTTTCAGGCGTCCATCGATAACCGCTATAGTGGCAGGAATGGCACCGTTTTCCCGGATAACCTGTTCTACTTTAAGGGCTGTTTCGGCGTTATCGGGCCAGGGCATGCCATGGGAGATGATGGTGCTCTCCAATGCCACTACGGGTTTGTTGTCTGCCAGAGCTTGCTGTACTTCGGCGCTGATATCTAAATGTCTGTGCATGAGTTTTCCATCCAGAGTTGAATCTTTTCGTAACTGAGTTCGGGGTTGACGGCGAGTGTGGATTTCAGCGTAAACGTGGCACACGCCAGGGCCAGCTGAAGTTGCTGTTGCAGAGAGTGTTCCTGCAACTCCGAATACATCACTGCTGCCATCAATGCGTCGCCCGCACCGGTATCACTGATAATATGATCCGTTTTAGGCGGAGCGGCTTGTATACGCTGTTCGCTGTTCGCCAATATGGCGCCTTCTGCACCAAGGCTTAGCAGTACTTTTTGAGTACCTTTTTCCAGCAGAGCGTCCAGAATTTCATCATTGGATAATGAAGATCGCTGCAGAATGGCCAACGCCTCTGACCGGTTGGTTTTCAGAATGTTGAGCTTGGGCAGTAGCGCTGTTAATCGTGGTGCTTTGGTTTCAGACACCGCATCTGCGGAAATCGGGCTGGAGAACTGTTGTTCGGCAAGCCATTGGATTAATTCTTCGGAACAATTGGCTTCCACCAGAATCTGATTGGCGGCCTGTAATGTGGGTAATCTGCTGGTCAGGTCATCCGGGCCGAATTTATCCATGATACTCATGTCTGCAACGGCGCCCTGGAGTGAACCGCTGGAATCATTCAGAGCGATGTAGGTACCGGTGGAGAGTCCGGGTTTTACCATGCAGTGTTCGGTACTGATCTGGCAACGAACCAGGTCATCCAGCAGCCAGCGTCCTCTTGCATCATTGCCAATTACTGAAACCAGCTGTACCTGTGTTCCGAGACGGGCAAGATTTTCAGCAATGTTGCGGGCAACTCCACCAGCCGTCTGGCTGATGCTGCCTGGGTTGGAATCTGCCGGCAGAAAGGTATGGAAACTGGAACCGATGAGGTCAACATTGGCTCCTCCTATCACCACAATGCTTTTTGGGGGTGGAAAAATATATCCTTTCCCAATGATTTTGCCTTTCCGTGTCAGGCGCATAATGTGACCGGCGACGGATTCGCGCGAGAGCCCCAGCTGATTTGCAATTTCCTGTTGGCTGGCCATAGGGTTATGGCGCAAAGCCTGGAGGACTTTAAGTTCTTGAGGAGTCATGATTCTAACAAAAGTTTGATTTGTGAAACTTATGTTAGGTCTTTGTCAGGAGTAGTGCAAATGAATTGTGCAACGGCAATACCGGAATGGATTACAGCTCCAGGTCGTAATCCACTTCCAACATGCAATGAGGAGACAGGCGGGGCTCAGTAATAATTCTCGCGCTGTCGATATAGGGAGCCAGCTCCGGCGTGATAATCTGATAGTCGATACGCATACCGAAGCGCTGTGCTTCATCGAATGGCCACCAGGTATGTTGTAATTCGCGTTTGTTGATCTGTCTGAAGGCATCAACATATCCGAGTGGTCCCACTACCTGATCCATCCAGGCACGTTCTTCGGGTAGGAACCCTGGGTTACGCTGATGGTTTTCCCAATTGCCAAGATCAATGGTTCTGTGAGCCATGTGAAAAGTACCCACAAAGATGTACTCGCGGCGTTTGCGGCGGGTTTTTTTCAGATGTGCCTTAAACTGTTCCATGAACTGGAACTTCAGTTCCTGCTCTTCATCATCGCTGGCATAGGGAAACAAGACAGAGCAGATGCTGAAATTATCAAAATCAGCTTGTATGAAACGGCCCTCAATGTCGCACTGGGGGAACCCCAGTCCACGAATAACAGCCTTCGGCATTTTGCGGCAATAAATCCCTACACCGCTGAAATCATCTTCTTCGGCATCTGCGAAAAAAGCTTCGAAACCTGGCACTTCAAGAACATGCTGAGGTATCTGATACTCTTTACAACGCAGATTCTGAACACAAACGATATCCGCATCACAGTTTTTCAGCCATTCACTGAAACCTCTTTCCTCTGCGTTTTCGACACCATTCAAATTCAAGGTGATGATTTTCATCTGTTCCTATTTCCGATTAATCATACGCATGAGCGCAGATATGAATACAAGTCGACCATCCTGTTTGGAGGCATATCATTGATATTTAGTGCTGGAGAAGCTTAGAAAAATTTTCATATTTCAGTTTAGCTCAATTTTCCTGTTTGTAGCCTGAAAAACAGATTGAATCAGGAACTCCCAAGATTATCCACACGTTTTGAGTCCGGTAATATACACATTTTGACACATCTTTTTAATCTCTTTTTAGGTGCTCATCTGTTTGGCAGGATTTGAGTCGGTTGCTCAGATATAATGGCATAATCCGTATCTTGAAACTGGAACCGTAGAAAGATTATGAAACCTTTTCAGACAGAATTTATTGAGTTTGTACTGGCCCAGAAAGTCTTGCAGTTTGGTCATTTTACTTTGAAGTCCGGACGGCAAAGCCCGTACTTTTTCAATGCCGGATTACTGAAGGATGGTGCTGCATTATCTCAGTTGGGAAAGTTTTATGCCCAGGCAATCATAGAATCGGGTCTTTCTTTCGATATTCTGTTTGGGCCTGCTTATAAAGGCATTCCCTTGGCGGTGTCGACCGCCGTGGCGCTGCAGCGTGATCATCAAATAAACACGCCATATGTTTTTAATCGTAAGGAGAAAAAGGACCACGGTGAAGGAGGTTCACTGGTTGGTGCTGAGTTGCTGGGGCAGGTGCTGATTGTGGATGACGTAATTACTGCAGGTACAGCGATACGGGAAGTAATGGATATTATCGGTCATTATCCAGCGGCATCACCGGCGGGTGTTCTGGTGATGATTGATCGGCAGGAGAAAGGTCGATCAGATCTGTCGGCTGTTCAGGAAGTTGAGCGTGATTTTGGTACTCCGGTCATCAGTATCATCTCCCTTGATAACATTGTGGAATACCTGCGTAAGCGTCCGGATATGCAGACTGAGCTGGCAAGTATTTCTGCTTATCGGGAGCAATACGGCGTGACCCGATAAATACCGGTGACTGGCGGCTGTCCAGGGTTTGGATTGACCTTGACAGACTCTTCTCCTTGTCCGATGGTTGCTATGTTTAAGAATCAGGAAAACCACAATAAACGAACTGTTTTCGTACTGACTGTCTAAAGCTCTTATATTTCCTGCAAAGAAAATAGTGATCTCACAAACATCAGTGCCACATTATTAACGAAGCTATTGGGGAATTTCGGATTTTCCTGACATATTTATCAAGTATCTTAATATTGGGAATCGAGTATGAAATCGGGCAAACAGCTTGTTTGCATTGTAGTGTTCATGACCGCCGGTTGGACCGCTGCAGCGAACCTTTATCGTTATACCGACCAAAACGGCACCTTGGTGCTGGAAAGCATGATACCTCCTGAGTTTGTCTCCAAAGGATATGAAATTCTAAATGAGCAGGGACAGGTGCTTAAAGTGGTTCCTCCGGCACCTTCTGCTGAAGAGTTAGCCAAAAAGAAAGCTGAACAAGAACGGCTGGAAATGCAGAGTGCCAGAGATGCAGAATTAATGAAGTTATACCGTTCACCAGAAGACGTGGATCGGGCGAAAGCCTCATGGATGAGTCGGCTGGATGTTGAGATCAAGCTGAAGCGTAATCAATTGACCATCAGACAGACTGAGTTGGACGAGCTGCGTTCTCAGGCCGCTTCATTGGAACGCGTCAATAAACCCATCCCCGAAGCTTTGTTGCAGCAAATGCAGGAAGTACAGTCGCTGATGGAAGCCATTAATGTTGATATTCAGAAAGTTGAAGCTCGCAAAGTTGAGGATGAAAAACAGTTTGAACTGGATAAGCAACGGGTTGCGGAACTGATCAAGAATAAACAGAAGTAGGGTGTTGTTTTTGCGGTAATGGCTTTTTTGGTAGAGGCTGACTGAACAGGTGATGGGTCATAACTGCCAGTCAGCATTTCAGGTTGAGGGGCTAAAAGACAAACAGTGCGTGAGCGAGCGCAGGCCACTGTTCTTTCCAGTATTGAGTAGGAGAGTGTGCAAATTCGGTTCGAACGAACTCGCCAATGCGTCCTTGTACAACGGCAAGTGCCAGGTTGGAACTGGCATTGACTGGTAGCCGCAGTTGCGCATCCTCTCGAATTTCGGTTTCCCTGAACACCTGCTTAAGCTGTGTATCAAGGCGATCAAACAACTGAGCCACCCGTTGGCGCAGGCGATCGGTTTCTCCAGCCAGAGCATCACCATTCAATATTCTGCACATGCCAGGATTTTTTTCTGCAAATGTCAAAATAAGTGTCAGTATGGCACTGCATCGGATTTCTGTTTGTTTCTCTTCCTGAAGAATACGATTGATGCGGCTGAACAGTGTTTCCTCAATAAAGCTTATGAGTCCTTCAAACATTTTGGCTTTGGAAGGAAAATGTCGATACAGAGCCGCCTCAGAAACGCCTACGGCATTGGCCAGTTTGGCGGTGGTAATTGGGCTTCCCGGCTGGTTTTCCAGCATCTGTGCCAGTGATTGGAGTATTTGTTCTCTTCGGTTTATTTTTTTTGGTACAGCTTGGATCATGACTCAGCTTGCTTATGATTGGTAATCAAAGTGCCTACCCCTTCATTGGAGAACACTTCCAGTAATGTGGCATGGGATACCCGGCCATCAATTATGTGAGAGCTGGTAACGCCGTTGTTGACGGCATCCAGTGCGCAGCGGATTTTGGGTAGCATGCCACCATAAATGGTTCCATCCTCAATTAATGCATCTACCTCGCCGGTTGAAAGCCCGGTCAGGACATTCCCCTGCTTGTCTTGTAATCCTGATATATTGGTCAGCAGGATAAGTTTTTCTGCCTGCAGGCATTCGGCAATTTTGCCAGCTACCAGATCCGCGTTGATGTTATAACTGGCACCATCATGTCCTACGCCGATAGGGGCAACAACCGGAATGATGTCCCCCTTGATTAACATTTGTAAAACGTTAGGGTCTACTTTTTCGACTTCACCAACGTGGCCGATATCGACAATTTCTGATTTTTGAAGATCCGGGCTTATGGTTTTGACTTTCATTTTTTTAGCGTGAATCAGTCGTCCGTCTTTACCGGTCAGGCCGACAGCTTTGCCACCATGTTGATTGATCAAGGTTACGATTTCCTTATTAACCAAACCGCCCAGAACCATTTCCACGACATCCATGGTTTCAGAGGTGGTAACCCGCATACCATTTACAAACTCTGATTTGATGTTGAGCTTTTCCAGCAGGTTGCCTATTTGCGGGCCACCGCCATGTACCACCACCGGATTAATGCCAACGGTTTTGAGCAATACGATATCTCTGGCGAAACTGGATTTCAGATGTTCCTCGGTCATGGCATTGCCACCGTACTTGATAACGATGGTCTTTCCCTGGAACTGCTGAATATAAGGTAGGGCTTCACTAAGGACTTGTGCAAAGTTTAATGCACTGTTTATATCAAGTGGCATTTACGTAACCCTTGGATTTCTTGTTGAATAGTTTCACATATTAGAACGGAAATTGTAATGAGCTGTCTATGGACAACAACTGCTGCTTAAAGCTTTCCTGTATTCTGGCCATGGCTGCTGCATTAGTTGCTTCAAACCGGCAAATCAGATTGGAACCGGTGTTTGATGCTCTTACCACGCCCCAGCCATCATTAAATTCGACTCTGACACCATCAATCGTGCTCATTTTCCCTCCGCTGAACACCGCATTTCGTGCCATCCTCTCCATAATTCTGAATTTCGAGCTTTCATCCACGGAAACAGGTATTTCCGGTGTGCTGATGTCATTGGGCAAAGTGTTAGCCAGCTCATCAATCGTTTGACCCGTTTTTTGCAGTATCTCCAACAATCTGGCGGCGCTGTATAAGCCGTCGTCAAACCCATACCAGCGTTCTTTGAAGAATATGTGGCCACTCAGTTCTCCGCCAAGAAGGGCATTGGTTTCACGCATTTTCTTCTTGATCAGTGAATGTCCGCTCTTCCACATGACCGGCTGGCCCCCATAACCACTGATCATGTCATGCAGGTGACGACTGCATTTCACATCGTAAATGATGGTTGCACTGTTGTTTCGGGTCAGCAAATCTCTGGCAAATAACATCAGTAGACGGTCAGCGAAGATAATCTTTCCAGATGAACTGACTATACCCAGGCGATCACCATCTCCGTCAAAAGCGATACCTATGTCAGCCTGTGTCTCTGTGACGGCTTTGATCAGTTGTTGCAGATTGGCCGGATCGCTTGGATCGGGATGATGGTTAGGGAAACGACCATCTACCTCACAATTGATGGGGTGTACCGTGCATCCCAAAGCTCCAAATAGCGAAGGCGCGACTTTGCCGGCAATGCCATTGCCTGCATCAATCACCACTTTTAACTGTCGATTACCGAGGCGGATTTCGCCGGCGACTCGATTGATGTAATTACCAACAATTTCATTTTGTGTTACTGACCCGGAACCTTTGAGAAAGTTCTGGTTGTTGATGCGGTGATATAGCCCTTTTATTTCCTGGCCCGACAGTACCTGACCTGACAATACAACCTTGAAACCATTATGGTTGCCTGGGTTATGACTCCCGGTCACCATGACACCGGACGTGATCCCCAGTACTTCAGTGGCGTAATACATCAGCGGTGTTGGTACTGCACCAAGATCAATGACGTCCCGACCGGTTTCTGTCAGTCCAATGACCAGATTACGAGCCAGCTCAGGGCTGGATAAACGGCCATCTCTGGCAACAATGATCGTTTGTTCGCCCCGTTCATAGGCTTCGCTGCCAATGGCTCTGCCAATTTTCCGGGCCACGGTGTTATCCAGTGTTTCGCCAATAATGCCTCGAATATCGTAGGCACGGAATATGGTTTCCTCCACCTGCATGCTGATAACCGGTTCGGCTTCAGGGGCATCAATACCGAGTATGTCCTGATCCTCTTCGATCATATCGATATCAAGAATTTCGTCTTGTGGAGCCAGAGGCTGATTATCCTGTGCGACCGGCTCCAGATCTAATTGGCCGACAGGTAAGCTAAAAGGGCTCGTCACCTCATTGGGACTGGGCGGTCGTTGTTTGACCCTCACTCTCGCGAGGCTCTTGGCCATGGACAGAAACAGGCTCAGTTTGAAACTGGGCAGATCCATGTTATGTCCTGACAGTAGTTTCTGGGTATAACGGGTGAAATCCCCTGCATCGTTACGAACTGTTTTTTGTAGGCTGTAGCCGGCAATGGCCATGACAACAAGCAACGCTGCGCCAAATACCGCCAGTGGGATGATAATGATGTTGGGGTTGATAATATCAGACCGATACAGCTGGTCTGAGGGTTGAAAAGTAAGCTGCCAGTTCGGGTTATCGGTTCGTATTGTCAGAGTGGGGTTGGCATTCTTGGTGCCATACTGCATAAGGGTTTGTTTGGGGCCATTGTTGAATTTTTGTTCCAGCGAGACGCTGCCGGCGGCCACATCGAAACTTCCAAGCCCGTCTTTCAGCGCGCTAAGATTCATGCTGACGGAAATGGTGCCAACGATCACATCGTTGCTGCGGATAGCCTCGACGATTTGCAAATAAGGGCGACTTTCGTGCTGTAGAGCCTCGACCGGTACCTGCTGACCCTGTTCCGCGCGGCGGATCATGTCAAGCTGGGCGAAGCCAACTGGCGGAACTGTATTCGACATCACATCCGCCTGATCCGTTGCAAAAATATGTGTTGCCAGGGCACCGGTCATTTGTGAATTGAGAGCCGTTGACAGATTTTCCAGCAACAGAAGGTTCCCTGAACTTGCCGCCCGGACAACCTGATCAGAACCCGCCACCTGACGGACGCGTTCATGCAGCAGCTTGAGCATATTGGTGAAGTAGGTTTCATATTGCTGCGTATAAATGCCGGTCAGTTCCTGCCGATGCTTTTCATTTGCAGGTTTGACGACAAAATCGATCAACCAGTAACCTAGCAGTGCCAGGAGAACCAGGCAGACCGCCACTCCGCCGAAAATATATCTCATCAATCCACGTGATGACTGTTCAGTTTTATTCGGTTGTTTTTTTGTACGTCGTTTCACGATAGAGCCCTTATTCTCATTACGCTCTGAGCATGTTTCAGTTCTGGTTAGTGTTTACCAGTAGAGCCGAAACCGCCAGCGCCACGATCAGAATCATCAAAATCAGTCACAATTTCAAACTCTGTCTGTACCACCGGTACGATAATCAATTGCGCAATTCTCTCGCCAACTACAATTTCAAAGGCCTTGTTACCGCGATTCCAGCAACTGACCATGAGTTCTCCCTGATAGTCAGAATCGATCAGGCCGACCAGATTCCCCAGCACGATACCATGTTTATGACCTAATCCAGAGCGTGGCAATATCATGGCGGCATAACCAGGATCGGCGATGTGAATAGCCAGGCCGGTGGGAATCAGGATCGTTTCTCCAGGCTGAATGACTTGATCATGTCGCAGAGCAGCCCTCAGGTCCAATCCGGCAGAACCGCTTGTTGCATAATGCGGAAGCGGAATTTCACCGCCGATACGCTCGTCGAGTACTTTAACTTGTAGAGACTTCATTGTTTTCCTTTAAGTCAGATGAATTGAGTTGCCAGTGTTCCGCCATAAAAGAGATCAGTTGCCGCGCGATGTCTGTTTTCAGGCTGGGGCCGATTTCGGTACGCGACTCCCCGGTCAGTATAGTCACTTTATTATGGTTGCTGCCAAAACCAAGACCGGCGACGGAAATATCATTGATAACGATCATGTCGAGTTGCTTGCGAATTCTTTTTTCCGCACCGTATTTTTCAGCATCCCGGCTTTCTGCTGCGAATCCGACCACTCTGGCCGGACGTTTGCTGCCCAACGCGGCAACTTGAGCAACAATGTCCGGATTCTGCACCAGATGTAAATCCATGACTGCTGATGTGGAGGTTTTCTTGAGTTTGTGCGGATGAACAGTATCCGGACGAAAGTCTGCGACAGCGGCAGTGGCGATGAAAATGTCCGCATGACAACTGTGCTCCAGAGCCGCATCAGCCATCTCAATCGCGGTGGTTACATTGATCATTCTGGCACCAGCGGGTGATGGCAAGGCAACCGGACCGGAAATCAGAGTGACCTCTGCACCGGCAGCCAGGGCGGCGGCGGCTATGGCATAACCCATTTTGCCCGAACTGTGATTGGAGATATAACGCACGGGATCAATGGGTTCTTGCGTTGGGCCGGCGGTGATCACGACTTTTTTCCCCGCCAGCAGAGGAGAGGAAAAAGCATTTATCCGGTTCACAATCTCAGCTGGTTCCAGCATTCTTCCAGGGCCGGTATCACCACATGCCTGCTCGCCACTGTCCGGTCCCAAAATGGTAACATCCGCTCGCAAATCCAACAGTGTTTGCAGGTTTTTCTGGGTCATTGGATTGCTGTACATGGCCTGGTTCATTGCCGGGGCCAGGAAGATCGGTCCATTGAAAGCCAGCATAACCGTAGAAAGCAGATCATTGGCCATGCCGGTGGCCATGCGGGCGATGAAATCTGCGCTTGCCGGGGCCACAATCACACACGTAGCCCAACGAGCCAGTTCGATATGGCCCATACCCAGCTCAGCCTGCTCATCCAATAGGGAGGTCCTGACGGCTTTGCCGGACAATGCTTGTAATGTCAGTGGC from Gynuella sunshinyii YC6258 carries:
- a CDS encoding PfkB family carbohydrate kinase; its protein translation is MTPQELKVLQALRHNPMASQQEIANQLGLSRESVAGHIMRLTRKGKIIGKGYIFPPPKSIVVIGGANVDLIGSSFHTFLPADSNPGSISQTAGGVARNIAENLARLGTQVQLVSVIGNDARGRWLLDDLVRCQISTEHCMVKPGLSTGTYIALNDSSGSLQGAVADMSIMDKFGPDDLTSRLPTLQAANQILVEANCSEELIQWLAEQQFSSPISADAVSETKAPRLTALLPKLNILKTNRSEALAILQRSSLSNDEILDALLEKGTQKVLLSLGAEGAILANSEQRIQAAPPKTDHIISDTGAGDALMAAVMYSELQEHSLQQQLQLALACATFTLKSTLAVNPELSYEKIQLWMENSCTDI
- the pyrE gene encoding orotate phosphoribosyltransferase — protein: MKPFQTEFIEFVLAQKVLQFGHFTLKSGRQSPYFFNAGLLKDGAALSQLGKFYAQAIIESGLSFDILFGPAYKGIPLAVSTAVALQRDHQINTPYVFNRKEKKDHGEGGSLVGAELLGQVLIVDDVITAGTAIREVMDIIGHYPAASPAGVLVMIDRQEKGRSDLSAVQEVERDFGTPVISIISLDNIVEYLRKRPDMQTELASISAYREQYGVTR
- a CDS encoding exodeoxyribonuclease III, with amino-acid sequence MKIITLNLNGVENAEERGFSEWLKNCDADIVCVQNLRCKEYQIPQHVLEVPGFEAFFADAEEDDFSGVGIYCRKMPKAVIRGLGFPQCDIEGRFIQADFDNFSICSVLFPYASDDEEQELKFQFMEQFKAHLKKTRRKRREYIFVGTFHMAHRTIDLGNWENHQRNPGFLPEERAWMDQVVGPLGYVDAFRQINKRELQHTWWPFDEAQRFGMRIDYQIITPELAPYIDSARIITEPRLSPHCMLEVDYDLEL
- the argB gene encoding acetylglutamate kinase gives rise to the protein MPLDINSALNFAQVLSEALPYIQQFQGKTIVIKYGGNAMTEEHLKSSFARDIVLLKTVGINPVVVHGGGPQIGNLLEKLNIKSEFVNGMRVTTSETMDVVEMVLGGLVNKEIVTLINQHGGKAVGLTGKDGRLIHAKKMKVKTISPDLQKSEIVDIGHVGEVEKVDPNVLQMLIKGDIIPVVAPIGVGHDGASYNINADLVAGKIAECLQAEKLILLTNISGLQDKQGNVLTGLSTGEVDALIEDGTIYGGMLPKIRCALDAVNNGVTSSHIIDGRVSHATLLEVFSNEGVGTLITNHKQAES
- a CDS encoding phosphomannomutase/phosphoglucomutase; the protein is MKRRTKKQPNKTEQSSRGLMRYIFGGVAVCLVLLALLGYWLIDFVVKPANEKHRQELTGIYTQQYETYFTNMLKLLHERVRQVAGSDQVVRAASSGNLLLLENLSTALNSQMTGALATHIFATDQADVMSNTVPPVGFAQLDMIRRAEQGQQVPVEALQHESRPYLQIVEAIRSNDVIVGTISVSMNLSALKDGLGSFDVAAGSVSLEQKFNNGPKQTLMQYGTKNANPTLTIRTDNPNWQLTFQPSDQLYRSDIINPNIIIIPLAVFGAALLVVMAIAGYSLQKTVRNDAGDFTRYTQKLLSGHNMDLPSFKLSLFLSMAKSLARVRVKQRPPSPNEVTSPFSLPVGQLDLEPVAQDNQPLAPQDEILDIDMIEEDQDILGIDAPEAEPVISMQVEETIFRAYDIRGIIGETLDNTVARKIGRAIGSEAYERGEQTIIVARDGRLSSPELARNLVIGLTETGRDVIDLGAVPTPLMYYATEVLGITSGVMVTGSHNPGNHNGFKVVLSGQVLSGQEIKGLYHRINNQNFLKGSGSVTQNEIVGNYINRVAGEIRLGNRQLKVVIDAGNGIAGKVAPSLFGALGCTVHPINCEVDGRFPNHHPDPSDPANLQQLIKAVTETQADIGIAFDGDGDRLGIVSSSGKIIFADRLLMLFARDLLTRNNSATIIYDVKCSRHLHDMISGYGGQPVMWKSGHSLIKKKMRETNALLGGELSGHIFFKERWYGFDDGLYSAARLLEILQKTGQTIDELANTLPNDISTPEIPVSVDESSKFRIMERMARNAVFSGGKMSTIDGVRVEFNDGWGVVRASNTGSNLICRFEATNAAAMARIQESFKQQLLSIDSSLQFPF
- the dut gene encoding dUTP diphosphatase, with product MKSLQVKVLDERIGGEIPLPHYATSGSAGLDLRAALRHDQVIQPGETILIPTGLAIHIADPGYAAMILPRSGLGHKHGIVLGNLVGLIDSDYQGELMVSCWNRGNKAFEIVVGERIAQLIIVPVVQTEFEIVTDFDDSDRGAGGFGSTGKH
- the slmA gene encoding nucleoid occlusion factor SlmA; protein product: MIQAVPKKINRREQILQSLAQMLENQPGSPITTAKLANAVGVSEAALYRHFPSKAKMFEGLISFIEETLFSRINRILQEEKQTEIRCSAILTLILTFAEKNPGMCRILNGDALAGETDRLRQRVAQLFDRLDTQLKQVFRETEIREDAQLRLPVNASSNLALAVVQGRIGEFVRTEFAHSPTQYWKEQWPALAHALFVF
- the coaBC gene encoding bifunctional phosphopantothenoylcysteine decarboxylase/phosphopantothenate--cysteine ligase CoaBC — translated: MNSLANERILVGITGGIAAYKSAELVRLLIKRGAEVQVVMTPAAEAFITPLTLQALSGKAVRTSLLDEQAELGMGHIELARWATCVIVAPASADFIARMATGMANDLLSTVMLAFNGPIFLAPAMNQAMYSNPMTQKNLQTLLDLRADVTILGPDSGEQACGDTGPGRMLEPAEIVNRINAFSSPLLAGKKVVITAGPTQEPIDPVRYISNHSSGKMGYAIAAAALAAGAEVTLISGPVALPSPAGARMINVTTAIEMADAALEHSCHADIFIATAAVADFRPDTVHPHKLKKTSTSAVMDLHLVQNPDIVAQVAALGSKRPARVVGFAAESRDAEKYGAEKRIRKQLDMIVINDISVAGLGFGSNHNKVTILTGESRTEIGPSLKTDIARQLISFMAEHWQLNSSDLKENNEVSTS
- a CDS encoding pseudouridine-5'-phosphate glycosidase, yielding MHRHLDISAEVQQALADNKPVVALESTIISHGMPWPDNAETALKVEQVIRENGAIPATIAVIDGRLKAGLSHDEINVLAKAGLSVTKCSRRDLPYVVATGKHGATTVAATMIIAAMAGIKVFATGGIGGVHRGAQQTFDISADLQELAHTNVAVVCAGAKSILDLALTREYLETQGVPVIGYQTKQLPAFYTRDSDQSVDYQLDDAQQIAAFLEAKWSLQLNGGVVIANPIPEQYAMDKAKINEAIEQALEEATQKHISGKDSTPFLLERVAQLTGGNSLESNIQLVFNNARLAAHIATELSHL